Proteins encoded within one genomic window of Bombus terrestris chromosome 11, iyBomTerr1.2, whole genome shotgun sequence:
- the LOC100645383 gene encoding vacuolar protein sorting-associated protein 52 homolog → MSGEIDIFEDNEVQLPQDLGDDVVQEVLKTGTDLRQYSRQIEKELKEVENKSIQDYIKESENIASLHNQIAACDNILEKMESMLMSFQLDLGSISSEILYLQRKSVAMSQQLSNRQIIRGPLSQFIEDMTVSEALIAGIMDCSVTEKEFLTQLQTLNHKINFVKEQSFKEAKSCLDVKDILEKLKVKALAKIRTYLLEQIYKFRKPMTNYQVPQNNMLKYKFFFEFILANERNVAEEICGEYISTMSKIYYSYFKSYSSKLMKLQFEEGATKDDMMGVEDTAGRSIFHKTVLKHKGTVFSIGNRGDVLTSQLEASIMVPHTASKTRYHYEALFRSEQYALVDNACREYLFLTEFFKVRGVQAMDIFNQVMGKTINLMVKNLQSFVENCYDTIALFLCLHLVMRYRLTCHKRAVPALDKYWDNMTSIIWPRFEYVFQLNIQSIKICDPLKLTQETGPHYITRRYAEFSAAMVGVGEGFPCEGATQLLAELREAVQCFLLRMAATFCTRIQQLVFLINNYDLVLGVLMERTRDNSKEAESFRDQLNARSSEYVEEILSPHFGSIIQFVKESEAMIEKGQPDESKRQEGKALALAQSFTNNWKRALEEINHEVLKSFPSLVLGTALVQRAMTQLVQYYHRFHKILPPNARTQLTNFHHIMVEMKKYKANY, encoded by the exons ATGTCGGGTGAAATTGATATCTTTGAAGATAATGAGGTGCAATTACCTCAAGATCTTGGAGATGATGTTGTTCAAGAAGTTTTGAAGACTGGTACGGATTTGCGTCAATATTCCAgacaaattgaaaaagaattaaaagaagTGGAGAATAAATCTATTCAAGACTATATAAAAGAAAGCGAAAATATTGCAAGTCTTCATAACCAAATTGCTGCATGCGATAATATTTTGGAG aAAATGGAATCAATGTTAATGAGTTTCCAATTAGATTTAGGAAGTATCAGTTCAGAAATACTTTACCTACAACGTAAGTCTGTAGCAATGAGTCAACAATTGTCTAATAGGCAAATTATTAGAGGACCTCTTAGTCAGTTTATCGAAGATATGACAGTGTCAGAAGCTCTTATTGC ggGAATAATGGATTGCTCGGTGACTGAAAAAGAATTTTTGACCCAACTACAAACattaaatcataaaataaattttgtaaaggaGCAGAGTTTTAAAGAAGCAAAGTCATGCTTAGATGTGAAAGATATATTAGAGAAACTGAAAGTAAAAGCACTAGCAAAGATCAGAACGTATCTTTTAGAACAGATTTACAAATTCAGGAAACCAATGACAAATTATCAAGTCCCTCAGAATAATATGTTGaagtataaatttttcttcgaatttattttagcaAATGAAAGAAACGTAGCTGAAGAAATTTGTGGAGAATATATTAGCACAAtgagtaaaatatattattcatattttaagtcGTATTCTTCGAAACTAATGAAACTGCAG TTTGAAGAAGGAGCAACTAAAGACGATATGATGGGAGTTGAAGACACAGCAGGGAGaagtatttttcataaaactgtATTAAAGCATAAGGGTACAGTATTTTCTATAGGTAATAGAGGAGATGTATTAACTTCTCAGTTGGAAGCATCCATTATGGTACCCCATACTGCATCTAAAACAAgg TATCATTACGAAGCTTTGTTTAGGAGTGAACAATATGCTCTTGTAGATAATGCTTGTAGAGAATATTTATTCttaactgaattttttaaagtacGTGGTGTGCAAGCGATGGATATCTTTAATCAG GTAATGGGAAAAACAATAAATCTAATGGTGAAAAATCTGCAATCTTTTGTAGAAAATTGTTATGATACCATCGCTTTATTCTTGTGTTTACATTTAGTAATGCGATATCGCTTAACTTGTCACAAAAGAGCAGTACCAGCTTTAGATAAGTATTGGGATAACATGACATCAATAATTTGGCCTAG ATTCGAATACGTTTTTCAAttgaatattcaaagtataaaaaTCTGTGATCCACTAAAACTCACCCAAGAGACAGGACCACATTAT ATTACACGAAGATATGCTGAATTTAGTGCTGCAATGGTTGGCGTAGGTGAAGGATTTCCTTGTGAAGGGGCTACGCAATTATTAGCGGAATTGCGAGAAGCCGTGCAGTGTTTCCTATTAAGAATGGCAGCTACATTTTGCACTAGAATTCAACAACTAGTTTTTCTCATCAATAATTATGATTTGGTTCTTGGTGTATTAATg GAAAGAACACGAGACAATTCAAAAGAAGCAGAAAGTTTTCGCGATCAATTAAATGCACGTTCTTCGGAATATGTCGAGGAAATTTTAAGTCCACATTTTGGAAGTATAATACAGTTTGTCAAAGAATCTGAAGCCATGATCGAGAAGGGTCAACCCGATGAATCAAAAAGACAAGAGGGAAAAGCATTGGCTCTTGCACAATCTTTTACGAATAATTGGAAACGCGCGTTAGAAGAAATTAATCACGAAGTATTAAAATCTTTCCCTAGTTTGGTACTTGGTACAGCACTGGTACAACGTGCAATGACACAGTTAGTGCAATATTATCACAGATTCCATAAAATCTTACCGCCAAATGCTCGTACACAATTAACAAACTTCCATCATATAATGgtggaaatgaaaaaatataaagcgaattattaa